The following DNA comes from Limnobacter sp. SAORIC-580.
AATATTCATGCGCCCGATGAAGGCAATATTCACTTGCTGGAAGTGGTGGCTACACCTGAACAAAAAGAACGCTGGCTCAAACCCATGGTGCAGGGAAAAATTCGTTCGTGTTTCGCCATGACTGAGCCCGCGCCCGGCGCTGGTGCTGACCCTTCGATGATGCAAACCACCGCAGTGAAAGATGGCGACCACTATGTGATCAACGGTGACAAGTGGTTTATTACCGGCGCGGAAGGGGCAAGCTTTGCCATCATCATGGCGAAGATGGAAGACGGCACAGCCACCATGTTTTTAAGTGACATGAATGCCCCCGGGATTGAGTATGTGCGCACCATGGATGCAATGGACGCCTGTTTTACCGGTGGGCATGGCGTGTTGAAGTTCAACAATTTGCGTGTGCATGAAAGCAGTGTATTGGGTGAAATTGGCAAGGGGTTTCGATATGCGCAAGTGCGCCTTGCACCGGCCCGTTTAACCCATTGCATGCGCTGGCTGGGCCAGGCACGTCGCACACACGACATTGCATTGAACTACGCCCGCAAACGGCAGGCCTTTGGTGTGCAGTTGGGTGCGCATGAAGGCGTCAGTTTTATGTTGGCTGACAATGAAATGGATTTGCATACGGCGCGTTTGCACATTTGGCACACCGCCTGGATGCTGGACCAAGG
Coding sequences within:
- a CDS encoding acyl-CoA dehydrogenase family protein, coding for MDFSLTPALKSLQDEVRTFIAEQIIPLEKDPRQTAHGPSEGLREELVSLARKAGLLTPHASKELGGRGWSHIEKAIAFEEAGYSTLGPTAMNIHAPDEGNIHLLEVVATPEQKERWLKPMVQGKIRSCFAMTEPAPGAGADPSMMQTTAVKDGDHYVINGDKWFITGAEGASFAIIMAKMEDGTATMFLSDMNAPGIEYVRTMDAMDACFTGGHGVLKFNNLRVHESSVLGEIGKGFRYAQVRLAPARLTHCMRWLGQARRTHDIALNYARKRQAFGVQLGAHEGVSFMLADNEMDLHTARLHIWHTAWMLDQGERCNFESSRAKVVCSEAEWRVVDRSVQILGGQGVTGETIVSRIFTDMRAFRIYDGPSEVHRFSMGKKLIAGLDKK